The DNA window CCATCAATTAGCAAATGGGCAGATACAGGCTTAAGCCTTGTAGACTCGGGTGATCGACTACTGCCTATCCTAACCATTGTTTCTTTTGATAAGGCCCAATCCGACACCAACCCAACCTCCATCTAATAGTTCCATTAAAAGCCAAATAGAAGAGAGCGGTAGGCCCACGTGCCGCCTTATCCATAGCCTCCTGGGCCACCACTCGTGGCCATGCTAGGCAGGTAAACACAGAGGGGGCTCGCCCTGGTCTTCCCAGGCGCGAGCCCCCTCTCGGCTAACAACTATGGGCTACTGCGCCACTTGTCCATCAATACATGAGACTTGTAAGCCCAGCCAATCCACTAACATCTGCAACCACTATGAGCGGGACGTTGACCTCATAAATGGTTTACCCCCAGGCCTATTACCTCATGTTCCATTCCCCTTACCGGAGCTCCTATGGTACCATAAAGGGCCACCGCTATCCATTGACCGTCCTTTTCCTCATTTTCCCACCGTGGACCTTTGACGATGGCAAAATTTAGACCTACAGTTCGAAGGATAGCCCCTAACTCCAGCTGCCCTCGACAGACTCCGTACAGCGCCTCTAAAACCGCATGGTAGAGCGCATGCTCATCTCGGTACTGGCCGCAAAGTAAGCCCTCTCGCCTAGCAGCAGTCTCAATGGCCGCTACTACCTTTTCCACGTTCATGGAACCAACCTTGCCCTGAACTATCTGGAATGCTCCTGAAATGCGCAGCCCCGCCCCCTCATCAAACGGTACTGCCTCCACCTGCAATGGCAACTGCGGATTTGAGCCCGACCTAGCTTCCCCGGCTCCATTCCCAGCCGGTAGTTGGCCCGATGCAGGTTTTTTCTGCAGCCTAGAGGTGGAAACGGCTGGTATCATTCCCTCCCGAAGTAAGCCCAGGGCCGCCAATAAAGCTACCTTGCCTATGGTCAACACGTATCTTTTCCCCGCCCATTTTTAATTTTCTTCTTTAAACCGCCCTTTGGGATGCTAGCGCCGTCAACAGCCAATGGTTTCTAGCTCAAATATTCTTACTTTATTAAAGCGGGTATCGCATATAAGGCCACTACCGCCACAAACAGGCAGCCAAACACCGCCCACCACAGGCGGTACTCACGGTCCATCCGCTTCCTCTCTTCCGGGGTAGGATCAGGTAAACCCTCACTGGTTTTCATGGGGCCAGAACTGCTAAGCTTAATTGCAGCTCGACCAGCGGGTGTATTGGTCCAAACTAGGTAAAAAATGATTCCTAACGCCAACCAAATTAGGCCGGTCCAGATTCCCTCTCGCGGCAGCTGGGTCATCATGATCAGATAGATAATAATGCTTATAATTGCTCCAGGAATGAGAGCCGGAGCCTTATAGGGCCGAGGCAAGTCCGGCCGCTTTAACCGCAAGCCTATGGCAGCAACAAAACCGATGATGTAATAAGCCAAGTCGGCAAAGAGGCTAACGCTGGCCACGTAAATAATAGATCCAGTAGAAACCAACAACAGCATGGCCAAACCTAAAAACCAAATAGCAAAATCAGGAGTTTTATAGCGCGGGTGCAAGCGCCCAAAAACCGGCGGCAAGACGCCATCCCTAGCCATTCCAAACAGATAACGGGCTGGCGCGCCTATGCTAGGGTTGATAGTTGAAAGATCACCGCCAAAGGCAATGGCCAGGCAGAGTAAGACAAAGGGAATCCCCGCTATGCCTGCCATCCTCATGCCCTCAGCGTAGGGAGCGCTGGCCTCCTGCAGGGCAGTTAGCTCACCCTTAGGCATGATTGCTACTAGAAACCACTGAAAAAAGGCATTGACTACAAATACTATCAATGGGGCCAAGAACATGGCCCGGGGAATATTGATTTTGGGAAAGCTGATCTCTTCTCCCATGGCCACTGCAGTT is part of the Clostridia bacterium genome and encodes:
- a CDS encoding transcriptional regulator, coding for MIPAVSTSRLQKKPASGQLPAGNGAGEARSGSNPQLPLQVEAVPFDEGAGLRISGAFQIVQGKVGSMNVEKVVAAIETAARREGLLCGQYRDEHALYHAVLEALYGVCRGQLELGAILRTVGLNFAIVKGPRWENEEKDGQWIAVALYGTIGAPVRGMEHEVIGLGVNHL
- a CDS encoding amino acid permease, which encodes MVRALGLREAITITVGTVVGVGLFTVGANAIGWMGPAIILATLVAFLVSVYPALMYAEMGAALPFAGGTYNFATEGLGKLWGTLAGWNFVISLVAVATGESLAFSNYFKWMMEGLGVPLAIDERIIAGALLVIFTLINWRGIKLAGVWQNIFVFFFWGAATVWFIIMIPNLLTENFRPLVPLPGTGWREFILATSLVWWCFAGFETAVAMGEEISFPKINIPRAMFLAPLIVFVVNAFFQWFLVAIMPKGELTALQEASAPYAEGMRMAGIAGIPFVLLCLAIAFGGDLSTINPSIGAPARYLFGMARDGVLPPVFGRLHPRYKTPDFAIWFLGLAMLLLVSTGSIIYVASVSLFADLAYYIIGFVAAIGLRLKRPDLPRPYKAPALIPGAIISIIIYLIMMTQLPREGIWTGLIWLALGIIFYLVWTNTPAGRAAIKLSSSGPMKTSEGLPDPTPEERKRMDREYRLWWAVFGCLFVAVVALYAIPALIK